A DNA window from Ipomoea triloba cultivar NCNSP0323 chromosome 10, ASM357664v1 contains the following coding sequences:
- the LOC116033494 gene encoding uncharacterized protein LOC116033494, giving the protein MDLPPEELQFLTIPDVVKESISIPKRSAKTFYLITLTLIFPLSFAILAHSLFTHPIFVQLRENPHADHADQWAKLLLFQFCYLFFLFAFSLLSTAAVVFTVASLYTAKPVSFASTLSAIPSVFRRLFITFVWVSLLMLVYNVVFVGFLVLLIIAVDTESVVLFLFSVVVLFLLFLVVHVYITALWHLASVISVLEPVYGLAAMKKSYELLRGRARMAFVLVFSYLTICGVISGFFGLIVVNGGDYYSILSRILVGGFLVGVLVIVNLVGLLVQSVFYYVCKSYHNQGIDKTALYDHLGGYLGEYVPLKSSIQMENLDDET; this is encoded by the coding sequence ATGGATCTGCCGCCGGAGGAGCTGCAATTCCTGACGATTCCCGACGTGGTTAAGGAATCAATCTCCATTCCGAAGCGATCCGCCAAGACTTTTTACCTAATCACTCTGACCTTAATCTTCCCGCTCTCCTTCGCAATCTTAGCCCACTCCCTATTTACGCATCCAATCTTCGTTCAGCTCCGCGAAAACCCTCACGCCGACCACGCCGACCAGTGGGCCAAGCTCCTCCTCTTCCAGTTCTGCtacctcttcttcctcttcgcCTTCTCGCTCCTCTCCACCGCCGCCGTCGTCTTCACCGTCGCCTCGCTCTACACCGCCAAGCCCGTCTCCTTCGCCTCCACGCTCTCCGCTATCCCTAGCGTCTTCCGCCGCCTCTTTATCACGTTCGTATGGGTTTCCCTACTCATGCTAGTCTACAATGTCGTGTTTGTAGGGTTTCTCGTGCTCCTGATTATCGCGGTTGATACCGAGAGCGTTGTTTTGTTCCTGTTCTCTGTCGTTGTCCTATTCCTCCTGTTCCTTGTAGTTCATGTCTATATTACTGCTCTTTGGCACTTGGCTAGCGTGATTTCCGTGCTTGAGCCGGTCTACGGCCTGGCCGCCATGAAAAAGAGCTACGAATTGTTGAGGGGGAGGGCGCGTATGGCGTTTGTGCTGGTTTTCTCTTACCTGACGATTTGTGGAGTGATTAGTGGGTTTTTTGGGCTGATTGTGGTGAATGGAGGGGACTATTATAGTATACTTTCCAGGATTTTAGTAGGGGGGTTCTTGGTTGGAGTGTTGGTGATTGTGAATCTTGTAGGGCTTTTGGTGCAGAGCGTGTTTTATTATGTCTGCAAGAGTTATCATAATCAGGGGATTGACAAGACTGCTCTTTATGATCATCTGGGTGGATATCTTGGGGAATATGTGCCTCTCAAGAGCAGCATTCAGATGGAGAACTTGGACGATGAGACTTGA